From the genome of Thermodesulfobacteriota bacterium:
CCTTCGGTACTTTACCCTATTAATATTGAAGGACCTACTTGAACCAAGAGGTGAAGTTGACAAACTGGCTGGCAAAACGAGGCCATTTATTTTTTTTCTCGCCAGTTTGCAACTTACCTCAGACGATCAAATTCGCAATGGCCATTGAGATTTAAGCGTACTTTTCCGTCCGGGTCCACCAGCAGAACATCTGCATAATGGTAGCATCTCCGGAATGTTTCAAATTTTTTCAGTATTTTTTCTTTGATGGCCTCGGTCGGCGTCATCAAAAAGTCTTCTATGTCCCGGATAAGACCGGCCCGGTCCATGGTGACCATGGCGTCACCGATCCGTTCCGCACGCCACTTGGCGATCTGATCGGCCTTAAGTCGCCCGATGGCCATCAGGTTTGCTTCAACCTGCCGGAGGTACTGCCGTTCCTGCACCTTGTAAAAATAACCGCCGGCGGCGATGATCACGATAACCACCGCCGTAAGCGCGATGATTACCCGCCGTAGTTCCTTTCGCACCTTCTGATTGTCCATGCCTCCCCCGATATCAATCCTTCAGCGTTTCTTTATGCCCTTACGGGCACACTACAAACGGTGCTTCACATTATCGATGCCCTTACGGGCACACTACAAACAAGGGCCTTTACATTAATGATGCCCTTACGGGCACACTACAAACAAAGCACAATCTCACGATGCGGGCACCACCCCGTTCGTAGTGACGCCGTCAGGCGTTCACAGCAGGGGCAACCCTCCGGCCTGACATTAATGATGCCCTTACGGGCACACTACCAACAGCGCCTGTCTCACGTTACAGGCACCACCCCGCTCGTAGTGACGCCGTCAGGCGTTAAAACGGCCGTCGCTTATGCACAACCTCGCCTTAATGATGCCCTTACGGGCACACTACGAACGTTTATCATTCCCAATTCTTCATTCCCTATTCTTCATTCCCTATTCTTCATTCCCAATTCTTCATTCCGCATTCCCGAGTGCCTCCCGAACTTTCATCGCCAGGTCATTCCGGGTAAACGGCTTCTGGATGAAATGTACGCCTGCTTCCAGAATGCCCCGATTGGCGATGACATCGGCTGTATATCCGGACATATACAACACCTTTATCCCGGGATGAGTGCCCCGCAGTTTTTCAGCCAGCTCCCTTCCATTCATTTCCGGCATGACCACGTCGGTTATCAACAGGTCGATAGTGCCCGCGTATTCTCCGGCCCTTTTCATGGCCTGTGCCGGTCCGGACGCCGCCAGCACGGTGTAGCCAAGACCGGACAGAATCTTTTCGGCAAGCCGCAGAACCGCCTTTTCATCCTCGACCACCAGCACGGTTTCACCCCGACCCTGATAAATTTCGGCCGGTACCCGGTCTTCGGCCGTCTTTGCTTCCCCCCGGTGCCGCGGCAGATAAATCTTAAATGTAGCGCCGAGACCCGGCTCGCTATACACATTGATGAAGCCGTTGTTCTGGCGGATAATGCCGTATACCGTGGCCAGTCCAAGGCCGGTACCGTGCCCAAGTCCCTTGGTGGTAAAAAAAGGTTCAAACAGCTTGTCCATGGCCTCCTTGTCCATGCCGCAGCCGTCATCGCTTACCGACAGCAGCACATAATCTCCAGGAACCAGATCGGACCGATCGGCGCAAGCATCTTCATCCAGGTGAACATTACCGGTTTCAATGACCACCTTGCCGTTACCGTCAATGGCATCCCGGGCGTTAACCAGGAGGTTGGCCAGAATCTGATCGATCTGGGACGAATCCATTATAATCGCCCATAAACCGGCGCCGGGTCGCCAGACAAGTTCGATATCCTCACCGATGAGGCGCCGCAACATTTTAAGCATGGCTTCCACGGTCTCGTTCAGATCGATCGCTTCCAGACGGATCGGCTGCATTCGGGCAAAAGCCAGCAACTGACGCGTGATATCGGAAGACCGCCGGGCTGCCTCATAAATCTCCGAAAAGTCTTCATGAAACGGATCATCCGGCGTCAAACCGTCCAGAGCAAGCGCCGCGTAACCCTGAATAACGTTGAGCATGTTATTGAAATCGTGGGCCACGCCACCGGCCAGACGGCCCACGGACTCCATCTTCTGGGCCTGGAGAAGCTGGGCGGAAAGCTTCTTCTGTTCGGAAATGTCTTCCGCCGCTCCCATAATGCCCACGATCTCCCCGTCGTCGTTGCGAATAGGGGCGGCGGACAGACGAATCGGAAAAGTGGATCCGTCTTTACGAAGACGGAACATCTCTTTGCCGACAAATCCCCGGCCGGCAGTGACTTGCTCTTTCAATGCCTCAAACTCTAAACGGTTTTCTTCCGATATAATTGGCAGCGGCCGACCCAGCACCTCTTCGGCCGTCCAGCCGAAAATCCGTTCGGCGGAAGCGTTCCAGCTGGAAACGTTGCCGGACAAATCGATACTGTAAAGAGCCATCGGCGAGCAGGAGATCATGGCCCGCATAAACATCTCCCGGTCACGCAGCGTCTCTTCCATGCGTTTAGAGTCGGTAATGTCCCGTGCCGTGGAAAGTCCGCCGATCACCCTGCCTCCCGTGTCCTTAAGCACACGACACCACCAGGCCAGCAGCCGTTCCCGGCCGTCTTGTCGCCGCTGCCAGCTTTCAACATAGATCACGTTTTCGTTTCCATTGAAAAGGGCATCTACCTTTTGGTATGTATCCTGTTCGCCGACGAAATAGGAAGCGGCGGTTTTACCGATCACATCCGATCCGAAAAACGCGTATCCGGCCGGGTTGGCCCAGGTATAAATTTTGTCGGCATCGACCTCCATGATAATATCCGGCGCCGCGTCGAGAATAGCCCGGTTTCTTTCGGATACCGCGGCCAGTTCAGCCGTGCGCTCGCCCACCTTTCTGCGCATGGTCCATGTCCATACCAGGTTGACCAGCAGGACCACAATCAAGGGAACAATGACGATGACAGCGTATTGCAAAACGGTCATCGCATCAATGGAATGATCCTGATAGACTCCCAGCCATTTATCATGAATGCGGCGGTATTCCGCGTTTTCGTCAATAATACGAAGGCCTTCACTCAACGAGGCCAGCAGGGCTTTATGCCCGGCGGGCACGGCATAGCAATAGTCAAAGGAAAAAAGCGGCTTCCGGCCCAGTTGCAGATTCGACCAGTTCCGTTTTTCAATCAGATTCAGGGCGCACACCCGGACCACGATGCCGCAATCCGCTTTTTTCTCCGCCAGAGACCGGAGCACATCCTCCTGGGTATCAACCAGGATGACTTGATCGATCGGCACCTCTTTTGCCATAAGATCAAGGACGACATCACCCCGTTGAACGGCGATCCGACGGTAACGGGCCAGGTCCTTGAGCGTGTCCGGGGGAGTTCTCTCTCCCCGGGGCAAGACGGTCACATATTGACTGACCGTGTGGGGCTGGGAAAAATCGAACATCAAGTCCCGTTCCGGTGAATAGAACATCCCCTGGACGGCGTCGATCTCTCCCTTCCGCAACGCCTCAAGGATTTCGTTCCAAACGCCCAGACGGAACTCGATATCAAGTCCGACGGCCCGGGCAATGGCCCGGGTCAGTTCCACGTTGTATCCCGCGGGACGGCCTTTTTCATCCAGGTATTCATAAGGCGGATAATTATGGTCGCCGCCGATGACGATACGACGGCCCGTTGGAAGCTCCAGGGCGGCAAACCATTTGGCATGAAGATGCCGGTAGGTGCCGTCGGCCATGACCAGGGCCAGGCCCTCGTTGAGCAGGGCCAGGGTCTCCCGGTCCCCCTCCCGAACGGCAAAACAGAAATCCTGGCGGAAACCCTCGACAGGTTGATTAATGATACGCAGATTAGTCAGGCCGGTTTTCTGAAGAAGGCGCAGGGCCACCAGCCGCTGAATCACCACGGCGTCAAAGCGGCCCCGTGAAAGTTCGCGCAAGGCCTCCTCAAAGGAGACCGTGGTATGGATGTCAACTCCACGGTCCTCCCTTCTCAAAAACTCTTCGGCGTTGTCGCCCTTCATCACGGCCACGGACCGGTCGCGCAAATCGTCCAATACATGGATATCGGTAGTCCCCTCCCGCACAACGATAGCGCCGTGAAGGGTCATATAGGGAAAAGTGAAATCAAAAATGTTTTCCCGCTCGGGTGTCCGGCCGACCAGCGGCAGGGCCTGGATCTCACCGGTTTCCAGCCATGCCCGCACCTGATCCCAGGGCCCGATCCGGAAGGCCGCTTTATGGCCCATGGCCCCGAGAGCCGCCTGCATCAGTTCCACGGAAAAACCGCCGGCTTTACCCTGCTCGTCGACAAGGCTGAAAGGCGGGTAGTCGAACTCCGCGGCGGAAGTGATGAACGCTGGATTATCTTCAACGGCTTCGGATGATCCGGCAAAAGCCAACAGCAATAGTGTCATGGACACCAGGCAGAACCTGGGAAAAACACGCCGGTTTTTTTCAAAAATGAACAAACCGTATCGCATGGATATTTTCATCCGTTGCCTCGGGAATGATGCCCTTACGGGCACACTACGAACCCGCTCGTAGTGACGCCGTCAGGCGTTAAACCTAATCATCCCACCCTTTCCCGTAATCATTAACCGGATACCGACGCCACCACCGTATTAATTCATCACGGCCACAGGTTTCCATATAATCATGCAGGCTGCTCCAGGGCCAATCCGTTGCTTTTTGGACATATCCATGCTTCGCGGGATTAGCGTGAATATAATTCAAGGTCGCGTAATAATGATTTTCCGAACGCATCCGACGGTCCATAAAACGAAACCAGACTTTGCGCTCCGGAGTCTTATCTTCACGATTCCACTGCGTGGACTTTCCATTATGCAGACGCCCCAGCCATGGCCTTAAAAGATCCAAATCAGTTTTGACCAGAATATGATAATGGTTGGGTTGAATCACCCAGGCAATCGGCTGGAGGTTAAGCTCCTTATCAATACCGGTCACCAACGCATCGTAGAATTCAGACAGGCGCTCGGGTTGTTCAAGAATAGGCCGATGATCAAAACAAGCCGCGGTTATGAGAAAGGCATGCGATTCGCCGCCATAATGAGGTGGCGAGTGCCAGGGCAACCCCCGCTTTTTCCTGCCGACAAGAATTTGCTCTCGTTGTTCAGGTGTCAGGCGGCGATAATCATACATGGCGATTCTTCTCATTTTCTTATGCCCTTACGGGCACACTACGAACAACGCACGCTCACGTTACGGGTATCACCTGTTTGTAGTGACGCCGTCAGGCGTTTACAGCAGGGGTAACCCTCCTGACTGCCGTTAATAATGCCCTTACGGGCACACTACGAACGGAGCCTGTCTCGCATTAATGATGCCCTTACGGGCACACTACGAACGGAGCCTGTCTCGCATTAATGATGCCCTTACGGGCACACTACGAACNNNNNNNNNNNNNNNNNNNNNNNNNNNNNNNNNNNNNNNNNNNNNNNNNNNNNNNNNNNNNNNNNNNNNNNNNNNNNNNNNNNNNNNNNNNNNNNNNNNNATGCCCTTACGGGCACACTACGAACGGAGCCTGTCTCGCATTAATGATGCCCTTACGGGCACACTACGAACGGAGCCTGTCTCGCATTAATGATGCCCTTACGGGCACACTACGAACAAAGGCACACTACGAACAACGCACGCTCACGTTACGGGTATCACCCGTTTGTAGTGACGCCGTCAGGCGTTCAATGTTTCCTTCACCTTATCCACCAAATCCTGATTGGAAAAAGGCTTGTGAATAAAATGAACTTCATCGGTCAACACCCCCCGCTGCCCGATGATATCAGCCGTGTAACCGGACATGTACAACACCTGGACATCCGGATGAAAGAGCCGCAGGCGTTCAAACAGTTCCCGGCCGTTCATTCCCGGCATTATAACGTCAGTAATCAGCAGATCAATCGGCGGCTTGTGCCCTTCCGCCAACGCCAGTGCTTCAGCCGTAGATCCGGCGGTCAGGATCATGTACCCTTGTCGTTCCAGAATACGTCTGGCCAACTTCAGGATAGACGCCTCATCTTCAACAATCAGAACAATAGCGCCCCTGCCTGGGGATATTTCCGCGGAGGCGATTGCCCGGTGTTGACCAGGTTGAACCGTGTGACGGGGCAGAAAAATCCGGAAGGTCGTGCCTGTCATCGGTTCGCTCTCGGCATAGATGTATCCGTTGTTCTGCTTGACGATGCCGTAGACCGTGGCCAGCCCCAGGCCTGAGCCCTCCCCTACCCTCTTGGTGGTAAAAAAAGGCTCAAATAGTTTGACCAGCATGGCCTGGTCCATGCCCCGGCCGTTGTCGCTGATGGACAGGTGAACGTAATCTCCGGGAACCAGGCCATCATAATTGGCGCAGAAGGTTTCGTCGGGGGTCATATTAGCGGTTTCAACGATGATCCGGCCTGCTCCGGTAATAGCTTCACTGGCGTTAACCATAAGATTGGCCATGATCTGATCCACCTGTCCGGGGTCAATATTTATCGGCCACAAACCGGGATACGGATGCCAGACAAGGTCGATATCTTCGCCGGTGATGCGCCGCAGCATCTTGAGCATTCCTTCCACCATGGCATTCAGGTCGAGTACTTCGGGCGTGATCGTCTGTTTGCGGGCAAAAGCCAGGAGTTGTCGCGTGATTTCGGCGGATCGCCGGGCCGCGCCGAGAATTTCCTGTATGTCTTGATGAAACGGATCATCCGGCGCCAGTCCTTCATCGGCCATTTCAGCATGTCCGATAATCACATTGAGCATATTGTTAAAATCATGGGCCACGCCTCCGGCCAGCCGGCCGACGGTTTCCATTTTCTGCGAATGCTGAAGCTGGGTCGTCAGCCGGATATGTTCGGTTATGTCCCTTTTGACGGCAACGAAATTGACGATGCGACCGGCGGCATCATGAACCGGAGAGATGGTGGCGTCCTCGGTAAAAAAAGTGCCGTCCTTGCGACGGTTGATCATGCGGCCCTGCCAGGTCCGGCCGGAGGTGATGGTTGCCCACAGGTTTTCATAAAATACCTGATCCTGCCGGCCGCTCTTCATGATACGCGGATTCTGTCCGACGGCTTCGCGTCGACCATACCCCGTGACCTGCTCAAAGGCCGGGTTGACGTATTGTATGATCCCTTGCGTGTCGGTGATCACGATCATGTCGCCGACCTGATCAATGGCCAGTCGTAATCGGATAAGTTCTTCCTCAGTTTTTTTCTGTTCGCTGATGTCCCGGGCCACGGCCACCAGGCCGACGGGTTGCATCTGCTCGTCATGCATCAGGGCAGTACTCATCCAGGTCAAAAAAACGGACCCATCCTTACGGACATGACCGACTTCACCATGAAAACTGCCCGCGATCCTCACTTTTTCGTTAAATGGCCGGACATGCTCCCTCATCTGTTCTTCGGTATGGAATATGCCGAGATGACGGCCGACAAGATCGGCTGTGTCATAACCGTGCATATCGGCCCAGGCCTTGTTGGTGAAAACGACTTTTCCATCGAGATCGGCCACGGCGAGTCCGTCAATAGTCTGTTCCACGGCGAGTTTCAGCCGGCGCAGTTGTTCTTCCGCTTTTTTCCGTTCGGTGATATCCAGCATGACGCCGACGATTCCGTCGATTTCACCCTTCGCGTCAATAAATGTAGACTTGTAAAAAATGACGTCCCGTTCGGATCCGTCGGCGCCGGGATATTGGAATTCGTATTGCTGCCTGCCGCCGGCGGCAAGCAGTTCCATATCCCGGTCGATGTAAGTCGAGCTGAACTGCTCGGGCCACAGGTCATGGGGCTTCTTGCCGATAATATCGGTTTTGGTTACGCCCGTTATCTTTTCAAAAGCCGGGTTACAGCCCAGATAATCACCGTTTCTGTCCTTAAAAAATACCGGAGCGGGTATGGCATCGAGCAGCGACTCCATCAGCCGCCGCTGTTTTTCGGTTTCATCGGATAATCGCGCCAGTATTTCCCGGTTTTCTTGCAGCTTCTCCTGGTGATCCAGGGCACGGCGCCGCGAGAAGGCCAGGGCGTAACTCATGGCCAGGAGAATGATCAGCACCGCCGTCATCCCCATGGGCATGACGGCGGACGACAGAACCATCCGTTGCCAATCGCGGGCGTCGATATCCAGGCCGAAAACAGCGACCAAGGCTCCTGTATCAGGCTCTCGCAACGGGATCAGGGCTGAAACCCAGCTTCCCCAGCGATCCGATACCGGGCCTTCCACGGATTCCCCGCTGCCGAGAAAGACGCCATGAAATCCAGCCGATGCTTCATCGTATATCTGGCCGGGAGGAGAGTAATCACTTGAGTCGGGCGGTTCGTTATCCACGAAGATAAAAATTTTGCCGTCCGGCCCACGGCCCATCAGATATACAAAGCGGCATTGATCATGAGCCTGCCTGACGGAGGCGAACTGCCGTTTGAGCCTCATGTATGCTGGATTTTCAAGATCGGCTCCGGTACCGGAAAGTGAACGGACCTGTTCCATATCCACCATTGCGGCCGCCAGACGGGCTTGCAGCAACAGGCGCTCGCGCATTTCCCGGTCGGTCTGCCGCACGGTTTCCCAGCCGAACAGAATCCCGGCGATCACCAGAGCCGCGAAGGTAGCAATCAGACCGGAATAAAGGATGGATCGATTCCCGGATGACGTCATCGGTTCTGATTTACCGGCCGGATGGTTGTTGGTCATTATTGCCCCCCCCGTGTGTGGATCTATTTATTAATATAGCTCAGAACAGTCCGGGATCAAACAATAATTATGCGAAAAATCGGCCGCCGATAAATCCGGAGCAACTCCCTACGCCCTGATTAAGTATGATGACAGCACCGCCCTCATCGGACATGGTTAGCCGGTAGAATGCTCTATCGGTATGAACGCGTCTTGATCCTGCAGGTAGGCGGCCGTAATCATCAAATCCATAATCCGGCTTTTGATCCGTCTGATCATATTGTGGTGGGATAGCGGGCGGAATGTAAACACCATCCTGCTTTCGATCATGATCATTTCAAGGGCGGCCTCTTTGCCGAACAGATTTCCAAAGACCGCATCCAACAAAACCCCTTCCCGGAAAAAAAATGTTCCTTTTCTGTTATCTTCCAGAACGACATCCAGCGCGCATGATTTTTCATCCATTTCAATTAATTTCAAAAAACTGGAAATCGAAATCCCGCCAACCGTACCTCCCGGCGGCTTCTCTTTAAGGCTTTTCCGGACGGTATCAAGCAATTCATTGAGCTTAAACGGTTTCCGCATGAAATATAGAAGGCTGTTCGGAAGCATACGGACCACGTTCTCCGTCGCGAAACCCGTCATGGCAATGCACAGGGTTCGGGGATGGTGTTCATTGATATGAGCAAGCAGAGACAAACCGTCGACTCCAGGCATCACCAGGTCCGTAATGACCAGATCGACTTGTTCTTCTTTCAGGATTTGAATGGCTGTCTCTCCGCCATCGGCCGTCATCACGTCAACCTCCTCCCCGAACCTGGATAAAAACATTCTCATGGTATTCAATGCCTGTCGATTGTCATCAACAATCAGGATTCTGTTCATATCCTCACCTCATTAAATGGTTGTTGTCTGCATTTTTCGCCACCAGCGCATTGAACAGGCCTCGTTCCGCGCTCCTGTCCACTGATAATTTCCGTTATTTTTTTTGATAGCTCACCCACGTCAAAGGGCTTCTGAATAAACCCCCGGCATCCGCGGGAAAGGATGTCCCGGGCCTGTTCATTCAGGCTGTACCCGCTGGAAAGCAATACTTTTATATCCGGGTTCATTTCCTTGAGTCTCTCAAATATTACGCCGCCGCTCATTTCCGGCATCAGCATGTCCAGCATAACCAGATCAACATTCTGGCCGCGTTCCCGATAAATATCCATCGCCGCTAATCCGTTCTGAGCCGTAAGGACATGATAGTTCAACCGTTTCAGCAACCGTTCACAAGACTTCAGGACCATCTCCTCATCATCTACGACCAGAATAACCCCCGATCCTTTTTTCACTTCTTCCGGAGGACGCTCGTCATCGCGGACGACGATTTTGTCCGTTGCCGGAAGATAAATTGTAAAAACGGATCCTTGCATCGGCCTGCTGTCTACTTCGATAAAACCGTTATGGTTTTTTATGATGCCGTAAACCGACGAAAGTCCTAATCCGGTGCCTTCCCCGGGCATTTTAGTAGTAAAAAACGGGTCGAATATTTTTCCCATTACGGTCTCATCCATGCCGCAGCCCGTATCCCGGACGGCGATTTTGACATATCTGCCCGGGGGCAAATGATGGGACCTTACGATGCTTTCATCCAACAGAACGTTGGCGGTGCTGACAAATATGTCGCCCGAGCCGGTTTTGGTCATGGCCTGGGCCGCGTTGACGTACAGGTTCATCATGACCTGCTGGAGCTGACTCCTATCGGCTTCCACCGCCCAGAGGCTTTCTCCCAGTTGTTCGTGTATTCGCACGCTTTTGCTGGCACTGCTGAAAATGCGATCTTCGTTGACCACCAGTTCGTTCAGGTCAAGCGGCAAGACCTCATAGGCGCCGCCCCGGGCAAATCCCAGCAGATTCCGGGTCAGAGAAGCGGCCTCCCTGATGGCCAGGCTGATGCTCCTGAGCGGTTCGTAGTCGGGGTCGGACGGCTTCCTGTCCAGCAGCATGGCGGAAACATGCCCCAGAATACTCATCAGATTGTTATTGAAATTGTGGGCGACACCTCCGGCCAGGACGCCGATAGCTTCCATTTTCTGGGCCTGTTGAAGTTGTCGTTCCATGGCTTTCAGCGCATTTTCCGCTTCTTTCAATTCCGTTACATCGATGATGACACCCTCGATGATCTCCCGATTGTCGTCATTATATTTTCTTGCCCAAACGGTGCCATTGAAAACCGATCCATCCCGGCGACGAAGATCCAGAGAGAATCCTTCCACGTGTTTTTCACGCTCCAGCCTGCGGAACATATCCTGTCTCTGCTCCTGTCTGGCATAAATAGCGTCCGTTTCCTTCCCCTGTAAATCTTTCCGGTCATAACCGAACATCTCAAAGAAGCAATTGTTCATCAGAAGAAAACGGCTGTTGTCGCCGATGGTCTGCTGATAAATTCCCACCGGCAGCTTATTCACAAACACCCGGTACCGGTTCTCGGAAGCCGCCAGACGCTCTTTCTGTGCCCGGGATTGAAGATCGACGATATATCCCAGGAAAAGCGCCACGACCAGAATGAAGGGAAGCCGAAGGCAATAGCTGACCGCCATATCCCCCTGCAACAGACCCTGCCGGTATAAAAGCCAGCCGTAAATCATCACAAACAGGACGCTGGCGATAATCAGATTCCGCAGTTCCGAACCCAGGGTGGCCAGACAGACGATTACAAAAAAAATCAGGTACAGATCCGACCCTTCCATTCCGGAGAGATAAATGCCGGTGACTATTAAAACGCAATCCACCAGAACAATGCAGTAGAACACGGCCGGATGGGAGAAAAATCGGTCGGGCAGATAATGAATGATCAGATTGGTGGCCAGATAAAACGCGATAAAGCCATATCCCCACAAGCGGAAATTGTCGCCGGCCGGCGCCAGCACCATGATATAGGCAATGGTAATGATGACCAGTAACCGGCTGAAAAAGACCAGGCGTTTTCGATTCA
Proteins encoded in this window:
- a CDS encoding transporter substrate-binding domain-containing protein; amino-acid sequence: MKISMRYGLFIFEKNRRVFPRFCLVSMTLLLLAFAGSSEAVEDNPAFITSAAEFDYPPFSLVDEQGKAGGFSVELMQAALGAMGHKAAFRIGPWDQVRAWLETGEIQALPLVGRTPERENIFDFTFPYMTLHGAIVVREGTTDIHVLDDLRDRSVAVMKGDNAEEFLRREDRGVDIHTTVSFEEALRELSRGRFDAVVIQRLVALRLLQKTGLTNLRIINQPVEGFRQDFCFAVREGDRETLALLNEGLALVMADGTYRHLHAKWFAALELPTGRRIVIGGDHNYPPYEYLDEKGRPAGYNVELTRAIARAVGLDIEFRLGVWNEILEALRKGEIDAVQGMFYSPERDLMFDFSQPHTVSQYVTVLPRGERTPPDTLKDLARYRRIAVQRGDVVLDLMAKEVPIDQVILVDTQEDVLRSLAEKKADCGIVVRVCALNLIEKRNWSNLQLGRKPLFSFDYCYAVPAGHKALLASLSEGLRIIDENAEYRRIHDKWLGVYQDHSIDAMTVLQYAVIVIVPLIVVLLVNLVWTWTMRRKVGERTAELAAVSERNRAILDAAPDIIMEVDADKIYTWANPAGYAFFGSDVIGKTAASYFVGEQDTYQKVDALFNGNENVIYVESWQRRQDGRERLLAWWCRVLKDTGGRVIGGLSTARDITDSKRMEETLRDREMFMRAMISCSPMALYSIDLSGNVSSWNASAERIFGWTAEEVLGRPLPIISEENRLEFEALKEQVTAGRGFVGKEMFRLRKDGSTFPIRLSAAPIRNDDGEIVGIMGAAEDISEQKKLSAQLLQAQKMESVGRLAGGVAHDFNNMLNVIQGYAALALDGLTPDDPFHEDFSEIYEAARRSSDITRQLLAFARMQPIRLEAIDLNETVEAMLKMLRRLIGEDIELVWRPGAGLWAIIMDSSQIDQILANLLVNARDAIDGNGKVVIETGNVHLDEDACADRSDLVPGDYVLLSVSDDGCGMDKEAMDKLFEPFFTTKGLGHGTGLGLATVYGIIRQNNGFINVYSEPGLGATFKIYLPRHRGEAKTAEDRVPAEIYQGRGETVLVVEDEKAVLRLAEKILSGLGYTVLAASGPAQAMKRAGEYAGTIDLLITDVVMPEMNGRELAEKLRGTHPGIKVLYMSGYTADVIANRGILEAGVHFIQKPFTRNDLAMKVREALGNAE
- a CDS encoding transposase, with translation MRRIAMYDYRRLTPEQREQILVGRKKRGLPWHSPPHYGGESHAFLITAACFDHRPILEQPERLSEFYDALVTGIDKELNLQPIAWVIQPNHYHILVKTDLDLLRPWLGRLHNGKSTQWNREDKTPERKVWFRFMDRRMRSENHYYATLNYIHANPAKHGYVQKATDWPWSSLHDYMETCGRDELIRWWRRYPVNDYGKGWDD
- a CDS encoding PAS domain S-box protein, encoding MTNNHPAGKSEPMTSSGNRSILYSGLIATFAALVIAGILFGWETVRQTDREMRERLLLQARLAAAMVDMEQVRSLSGTGADLENPAYMRLKRQFASVRQAHDQCRFVYLMGRGPDGKIFIFVDNEPPDSSDYSPPGQIYDEASAGFHGVFLGSGESVEGPVSDRWGSWVSALIPLREPDTGALVAVFGLDIDARDWQRMVLSSAVMPMGMTAVLIILLAMSYALAFSRRRALDHQEKLQENREILARLSDETEKQRRLMESLLDAIPAPVFFKDRNGDYLGCNPAFEKITGVTKTDIIGKKPHDLWPEQFSSTYIDRDMELLAAGGRQQYEFQYPGADGSERDVIFYKSTFIDAKGEIDGIVGVMLDITERKKAEEQLRRLKLAVEQTIDGLAVADLDGKVVFTNKAWADMHGYDTADLVGRHLGIFHTEEQMREHVRPFNEKVRIAGSFHGEVGHVRKDGSVFLTWMSTALMHDEQMQPVGLVAVARDISEQKKTEEELIRLRLAIDQVGDMIVITDTQGIIQYVNPAFEQVTGYGRREAVGQNPRIMKSGRQDQVFYENLWATITSGRTWQGRMINRRKDGTFFTEDATISPVHDAAGRIVNFVAVKRDITEHIRLTTQLQHSQKMETVGRLAGGVAHDFNNMLNVIIGHAEMADEGLAPDDPFHQDIQEILGAARRSAEITRQLLAFARKQTITPEVLDLNAMVEGMLKMLRRITGEDIDLVWHPYPGLWPINIDPGQVDQIMANLMVNASEAITGAGRIIVETANMTPDETFCANYDGLVPGDYVHLSISDNGRGMDQAMLVKLFEPFFTTKRVGEGSGLGLATVYGIVKQNNGYIYAESEPMTGTTFRIFLPRHTVQPGQHRAIASAEISPGRGAIVLIVEDEASILKLARRILERQGYMILTAGSTAEALALAEGHKPPIDLLITDVIMPGMNGRELFERLRLFHPDVQVLYMSGYTADIIGQRGVLTDEVHFIHKPFSNQDLVDKVKETLNA
- a CDS encoding response regulator, whose translation is MNRILIVDDNRQALNTMRMFLSRFGEEVDVMTADGGETAIQILKEEQVDLVITDLVMPGVDGLSLLAHINEHHPRTLCIAMTGFATENVVRMLPNSLLYFMRKPFKLNELLDTVRKSLKEKPPGGTVGGISISSFLKLIEMDEKSCALDVVLEDNRKGTFFFREGVLLDAVFGNLFGKEAALEMIMIESRMVFTFRPLSHHNMIRRIKSRIMDLMITAAYLQDQDAFIPIEHSTG
- a CDS encoding response regulator → MELNRKRLVFFSRLLVIITIAYIMVLAPAGDNFRLWGYGFIAFYLATNLIIHYLPDRFFSHPAVFYCIVLVDCVLIVTGIYLSGMEGSDLYLIFFVIVCLATLGSELRNLIIASVLFVMIYGWLLYRQGLLQGDMAVSYCLRLPFILVVALFLGYIVDLQSRAQKERLAASENRYRVFVNKLPVGIYQQTIGDNSRFLLMNNCFFEMFGYDRKDLQGKETDAIYARQEQRQDMFRRLEREKHVEGFSLDLRRRDGSVFNGTVWARKYNDDNREIIEGVIIDVTELKEAENALKAMERQLQQAQKMEAIGVLAGGVAHNFNNNLMSILGHVSAMLLDRKPSDPDYEPLRSISLAIREAASLTRNLLGFARGGAYEVLPLDLNELVVNEDRIFSSASKSVRIHEQLGESLWAVEADRSQLQQVMMNLYVNAAQAMTKTGSGDIFVSTANVLLDESIVRSHHLPPGRYVKIAVRDTGCGMDETVMGKIFDPFFTTKMPGEGTGLGLSSVYGIIKNHNGFIEVDSRPMQGSVFTIYLPATDKIVVRDDERPPEEVKKGSGVILVVDDEEMVLKSCERLLKRLNYHVLTAQNGLAAMDIYRERGQNVDLVMLDMLMPEMSGGVIFERLKEMNPDIKVLLSSGYSLNEQARDILSRGCRGFIQKPFDVGELSKKITEIISGQERGTRPVQCAGGEKCRQQPFNEVRI